CCAGCTTTCAAAATTGCAATACGAGTTACATCAAAAGCGGCAGGTACAGAAAAAATTAACAAAGAAAGAACGGAATCTACGAGCCCGGTTACGGGAAAAACAAAAAGAGTCGCAGCGATTGGATGCTCAGATTAAAAAAGCAATTGCTGCCGCACGAAAATCAGCAGCAAGCAAATCGGTAAAACATCATGCGGAAGAAAGCCGGCTTTCTTCTTCTTTTGCTGCAAACAAAGGACGTTTGCCCTGGCCGGTGAAACACGGCGTGGTTTCGTTGACGTTCGGAGTCCATCATCATCCGGTACTGAAACATGTGCAGATAAAAAATAACGGAATTAATATTGCCACGGCCAAAGGAAGTCGTGCTTACGCTGTTTTTCAGGGAAAAGTGGTTAATATTGTGGTGATTACCCATACCAATAAAGCGGTTATTTTGAAGCATGGAGAATATTATACGGTTTATTCCGGACTTGATCAGATTCTTGTGCGGAAAAATCAACAGGTAAAACGAGGACAAGTGTTGGGTGTCATTCATACCAGCCTGCAGGGAAAAACCGAACTCCATTTCGAAGTGTGGCACAATAAGATTCTTCAAAATCCGGCTTATTGGCTGAAAAAGAACCCGTAAAAGTTGTCAATATTTATCGTTTTTTTATCTCTGGCTGAAGCGAAATAGCTTTTTCAAGTAAAATAAAGATGATAAAAATAGATCCGATGATGGGGATAAAAAATAATTGTTTGTTTGATGTCAAAAAACAAAAGTAGAACAAAGCATGAAAAAAGGTTGCTATTCCTAAAGCTGTAGCTTCATCAATAATGGTTGATTGTCTAATTTTTCCCATTCCAAGAAAAAAACCTTGGATAGTTCCAAATACAATATTTGCTAAAGGATAAGTCCACAAAAATAAAGTAAGGTATTTTATTTTTTCAAATCCAATTACTCCTGTTGCGTATATGATTATTGCTGTAAATGAAAAACCAATAGAGATGGCTATGCCATATAAAATTCCGGAAAATGGTGAATTGAAACTTTTTTCATGATAAAATAAATAACGAAGAATAATAAATTTGCCAAGTTCAGCACAAAAAGCAATTACAATGAATATATAAAAAACAATTTTACGTAAACTTGTATAATTATAATAATACCAATCGTTTATTTTGGTTAATTCATGTGCTATAATTACAAGAACAATAGCCAAAGTCCCTCCAATAAAAGCCTTAAAAAGATGTTTCCATGTTTTTATTTTGAATTTATAGTGCAAATAAGCAAGGTATAAAACAAATAAAGCCAAAGGAAAGCCAAAAGATAAATAATCGGGTAAATTCATCGTTTTAATTTTAAAGGGTTTAATTAAGGCAAATTTAGTAATATGTTTGTACATTTACACGGTTTTTGAAAAATTTTTGAATTAGTTTATGGCAACAGTAAAAATTGAAAAATTAACAGAAGAAGAAATTGCCCAACGGGGAATCCGTAACTGGCCGATTTGGGAAAAAGAAATTTCACGGTTTTCATGGTCTTACGACGGTGAAGAACAGTGTTATATCCTGGAAGGAGACGTGGTGATTGAAACCGACC
The sequence above is drawn from the Candidatus Sulfidibacterium hydrothermale genome and encodes:
- a CDS encoding murein hydrolase activator EnvC family protein, with translation MILKNRLLAILFLVMVVGNGTVFSQSTNSLKAKRQKLEKEITYTSQLLQEINRSKQNTVYELQLISKRIAMRERLVQVLKEEITQLSDSILSTSVSLKALNRRLDTLKKEYVQIAWYLYKNDNSYNRLIFLFSAKDFNQAYQRLRYLDEISSYIRKEAGRIQKLEALKKEKLSQLMQAQARKKKLLNRETTQLSKLQYELHQKRQVQKKLTKKERNLRARLREKQKESQRLDAQIKKAIAAARKSAASKSVKHHAEESRLSSSFAANKGRLPWPVKHGVVSLTFGVHHHPVLKHVQIKNNGINIATAKGSRAYAVFQGKVVNIVVITHTNKAVILKHGEYYTVYSGLDQILVRKNQQVKRGQVLGVIHTSLQGKTELHFEVWHNKILQNPAYWLKKNP
- a CDS encoding PrsW family glutamic-type intramembrane protease, translating into MYKHITKFALIKPFKIKTMNLPDYLSFGFPLALFVLYLAYLHYKFKIKTWKHLFKAFIGGTLAIVLVIIAHELTKINDWYYYNYTSLRKIVFYIFIVIAFCAELGKFIILRYLFYHEKSFNSPFSGILYGIAISIGFSFTAIIIYATGVIGFEKIKYLTLFLWTYPLANIVFGTIQGFFLGMGKIRQSTIIDEATALGIATFFHALFYFCFLTSNKQLFFIPIIGSIFIIFILLEKAISLQPEIKKR
- a CDS encoding cupin domain-containing protein, which gives rise to MATVKIEKLTEEEIAQRGIRNWPIWEKEISRFSWSYDGEEQCYILEGDVVIETDHGNFTLKPGDFVTFENGLQCVWDIRSPVKKHYHFS